A genomic segment from Melanotaenia boesemani isolate fMelBoe1 chromosome 9, fMelBoe1.pri, whole genome shotgun sequence encodes:
- the si:dkey-54n8.4 gene encoding coiled-coil domain-containing protein 92: MGDENRLSQQVQSVERSVLFLRQEHLTLLHGLHLEILSLQKRCTELTSELKVKPPGRSQIELQEEEEILEARCWELENRLTEQEYTLGELRKELSHKGALVGALRANLKEKERHFLEELKRRSHCSTLLNTELQKQTEAAAYLSFQLHAAKQKLHHQRMQQRQGLLTRASSQYSAEQNSVSLLSGASPSSPVVKPKRKSVRASSRAERARECVPIEKVMGPAEPTAMPDPALFLHPRRHRARSRHTVGQRPPPLGLEREDGEEGGGEGPVEPHDEAARLVSAGAAPPAAQTKAD; the protein is encoded by the exons ATGGGGGATGAGAACCGCCTCTCTCAGCAGGTTCAAAGTGTGGAGAGGAGTGTCTTGTTTCTCAGACAGGAGCATCTCACTTTACTCCATGGCCTCCACCTGGAGATCCTCTCTCTACAGAAACGATGCACAG agcTGACAAGCGAGCTGAAGGTAAAGCCTCCAGGCAGGAGCCAAATAG AgctgcaggaggaagaggagatcCTGGAAGCCCGCTGTTGGGAGTTGGAAAACCGTCTGACGGAGCAGGAGTACACTTTAGGAGAGCTTCGTAAGGAGCTAAGTCACAAAGGGGCTTTGGTGGGAGCTCTCCGAGCCAATCTCAAGGAAAAAGAACGACATTTTCTTGAAGAGCTTAAACGCCGCAGCCACTGCTCAACTCTCCTTAACACAGAGCTGCAGAAGCAAACAGAGGCTGCAGCGTACCTTTCCTTCCAGCTACATGCAGCCAAACAGAAATTGCACCACCAGCGGATGCAGCAGAGGCAGGGGCTCCTTACTAGAGCCAGCAGTCAGTATAGTGCCGAGCAGAACTCTGTGTCTCTGCTATCAGGggcctccccctcctctcctgtgGTCAAACCCAAGCGCAAGAGCGTTAGGGCATCTTCAAGAGCGGAGCGTGCCCGAGAGTGTGTGCCCATAGAGAAAGTGATGGGCCCCGCAGAGCCCACAGCCATGCCAGACCCGGCACTGTTCCTCCACCCTCGCAGGCACAGAGCCCGCTCCAGGCACACAGTGGGACAAAGACCGCCTCCACTGGGCCTGGAGAGAGAAGACGGGGAGGAAGGAGGTGGTGAGGGGCCGGTGGAGCCCCATGATGAGGCAGCCCGGCTGGTGTCTGCAGGAGCAGCACCCCCTGCTGCTCAGACGAAGGCAGATTAG